A genome region from Columba livia isolate bColLiv1 breed racing homer chromosome 2, bColLiv1.pat.W.v2, whole genome shotgun sequence includes the following:
- the LRRC30 gene encoding leucine-rich repeat-containing protein 30, translating into MGTEHSKNEGRSSMVFLRKGPKLPAWEDALLSGKEPKTLLKRGLRYVSLSLIMKGMTSTPDFLWGLPEVQKLNLSRNQLVVIPPSLGKLDRLVVLNLGGNCLKCLPKEIGLLRNLKVLFANMNCLKEVPSELSLCRKLEVLSLSHNCISQLPLSFTDLTSLRKLNLSNNCFVQIPLCIFALRSLDFLHLGSNRLENIAESVQYLVNLQIFIVENNNIRTLPRSLCFITTLELLNVDYNAIQTLPDDLYLLRRLPRIAWNPMDKGLHIAHNPLSRPLPEVVEGGLDVLFNYLREKKEHN; encoded by the coding sequence ATGGGAACTGAGCACTCAAAGAACGAGGGGAGAAGCAGCATGGTTTTTTTGAGGAAAGGTCCAAAGTTGCCTGCATGGGAAGATGCTCTTCTCTCAGGGAAGGAGCCCAAGACACTGCTGAAACGGGGATTGCGTTATGTCAGCTTGAGCCTCATAATGAAAGGGATGACCAGCACTCCTGACTTCTTGTGGGGACTGCCTGAGGTGCAGAAACTGAACCTTTCACGCAACCAGCTGGTGGTGATTCCTCCTTCGCTAGGGAAACTGGACAGGCTGGTAGTGCTGAACTTGGGTGGCAACTGCCTCAAGTGTCTACCTAAAGAGATTGGGctgctgaggaacctgaagGTCTTGTTTGCCAACATGAATTGCCTGAAAGAAGTGCCATCAGAGCTCAGCTTGTGCAGGAAGCTGGAGGTTTTGAGCCTCTCGCACAACTGCATCTCGCAACTGCCCTTGAGCTTCACTGACCTGACAAGTTTGAGAAAACTGAACCTCAGTAACAACTGCTTTGTGCAAATTCCCCTCTGCATTTTTGCATTGAGGAGTTTAGACTTCCTGCACCTAGGGTCCAACAGGCTTGAAAACATTGCAGAGAGTGTCCAGTATCTGGTCAATCTACAAATCTTTATCGTAGAAAATAACAACATACGCACCCTGCCACGGTCCCTCTGCTTCATCACCACTCTGGAGTTACTAAATGTGGATTACAATGCCATCCAGACCCTCCCGGATGATCTGTACCTGCTGCGTCGGCTGCCGCGCATCGCGTGGAACCCGATGGACAAAGGCCTCCACATCGCCCACAACCCCTTGTCACGGCCCCTGCCTGAAGTTGTCGAGGGAGGACTGGATGTCCTCTTCAACTACctcagggagaagaaagagcacAACTGA